The Clostridia bacterium genome includes the window TATGGCAGTCCAGCCACCCTCCCTTCTAGCTAGAATTCCTTGTTGGCGTAGATTCTTAGTGATAACGCCAGGGAAATCAGAAGCATGGCTAAGAGCAGAGCCGCCATGGCGCTGACTTGAAGCCAATCCGGAATCTTAGCCATCTCCACGATAAAGGTCTGAATCACTT containing:
- a CDS encoding ABC-2 transporter permease, whose translation is GSFSLPLNFKFGSIKMRYVNMVLFMLMFFLPGFLVGYLRTHFSDQVIQTFIVEMAKIPDWLQVSAMAALLLAMLLISLALSLRIYANKEF